The Rhododendron vialii isolate Sample 1 chromosome 1a, ASM3025357v1 region gaaaataaatacttgagaaaatttAGTTGCCTTTTTAATGAAACAATGAATCTTTGATAGAACAATTCGGAGAGCTTGTTTAATTTGGATTTTAGGCTTCAGTACCATGCTTTGTTACTCTGGGATAAGAGAGGGAAGTACTTGATCAAACTTAGGTTTTGCATGAAACAGTGCATCTTTGTTACTAGTAATATTTACATGGTGTGGTTACTGGTTACAACACCGAAAGTCTATTCCGGACCTTCCGGTTAACTTCATGGTTGAACTGGTGATCTTTGATTACAGTTTGGTTTTCTGAAGTTGTCAGGAATCTAATTTACTGCACGTTACGAACTTTTGATCAGTATGGGTTTAAAACGGGAAAATACTTTTCACATGTTTTTGGACTTTTATTTGTATGTCTTGATAAAAGAATAAGGGTTTCTTTAATTGCAGTGTCATAATCGCGTGGGCAGGATGGATGATGAGTTTGATCACTATACTTTTCTGGGTTTGCCATCTGGTGAAGAAGGAGCCAATCTTTCAGAGAAAGAGATTACAAAAGCTTATAGAAAGAAGGCTTTGGAATTACACCCGGACAAGAGGCCAGATGACCGCAATGCAAACGCCGACTTCCATCAGCTCCATGCTTCATACGCCATTCTCAAGGATGAAAAAGCTAGGAAATTATTTGATGATCTCATGCGTGTTAAACGTAAGAAGGTTCTCCACCAATCACAGCAGGGCTCCAAGCGACGGAAGATGATGTCTGATCTTGATGAAAGAGAGAAGGCTGCTTTTGCTCCTGACCCTGTAACAAAAGCTCAGGAGGAAGAAGAGCGAATTACTAGGAAGCTCCATGAAGAGATTTCTAGAATTCGTGCCCAACATGCCAATAAAGTTGCTTCAACGACTCCACGGAGAACGGAGAATGCAACAGTTGGAGGAAGGGAGAGTAAAGGTGGTGGCGGTAGCGGTAGCAGGTTGGACAAGGAGAAGGTGCTTAAGGTGTATTGGGAGAAGATTGGTGaggattatagtgctcaacgaCTGAAGGAGTTGTTTGCGAAGTTTGGTGAGGTTGAAGATGTAGTGATCAAGAGTTCCAAGAAAAGAGGCTCTGCACTTGTTGTGATGGCGTCTAAAGATGCAGCTGTAAGTTGTTAGTCTGTTATAAACTTCTGTTGACTGCTCTCTCTTGTGGCACTCAGGATTTGGTATCATTTCCATTAGTTTTGTGATAGTTACCAAGGATTTGTATGATTGATTGGACCAATTTGTTCATTCTGCAGGTTGCTGCTACTGGTAGTGTGTGTGGAGATCTCTCAAATCCTTTACTGGTCCTGCCTCTTGATCCAGCCAAAACTACTGCTTTTTCAAGCCCCCTTAAACACGTAGAACCTGAGGGTCCAAAGCTGAGTAATCTTGTGGGTGCTGGGCACCAATTATTTGAAGACTCAGTATTGAAGAAAATGATGCAAAAGGTTTGTGCATGTCACCTTCACTTTCCCTCCCATCCTCCTGTCCACACATTAACAATCTCAGATTTGATTTGGCTTGTCTATTTCCATTAGGCTATCGTGAATGTAAGAATACGTGGATGACATGAATATGTATGAGTCTATGCACGCCTCAATGAGAGCAGCTGCAGTGAGGAAAAGATCAATGTCCACAATACTGTCATAATTTTATTGGCTTGCAAGATTTGCAACTctcttgttttcattttgagatTGTTCATTGACCTGACATCATTTGTAATGCTTAATCAGGGTTGGGCCAGCTCAGGTATAGGTAAGCTTAGTTGCTGGAACCTCCTATCCGGGTGGCTTCGCCACCTTAGACCCTCGCTTCCACACTCCAAGTCAGAACCCCCTAAGAACCTCGCTCCCATTGAAAAAGAGCCCGCTCACAACTAGAGTAGAACCTCTCAAGCATGAAAATCcccaaagaaacaaaagaaagataCTAGCAGAAAATATGAAGTACTGATATGAAAATACGATAATATTAACTTAAATTTGCTCAAGTACTAGTGTAAACATTGTATTTACTTATTTCAATAAAACCATACTTGGTGGTTTATGTTTTGCACAAACTACTTCAACGCCTATTTCTATAATATAGAAACACTCCTCTAGTCGGAAGTACAGATTTTGTACAAAGTCCTTCTATGTATATTTCAGTTCACTGTACTACATGTAATTGTGGAGTAAGtactgattttattttttgctaagtTATTCGGTTTTTGAAATATAATTGTACTTTTGTGGATTATATATTTGTAGTTCTATGGAATTGTTCCTAAACACTCCCACCAAAGCTCTCAAACGAGGAGCTTTAACAATCTTCGCTCTCCCGGCCAGGCTCCCTCTCCCGTCCCCACCTTGTGCAACTAAGGGTACATGTGAGGTAGAAATGGAGATTGGGTCTCTCTAGGCATGATCGAGATTGGGAAGGGGGTCTGTCTCATACCTGACCTCCTTGCGTCTGGAAGTACTTTTTGTCTAGTATAGATATGTGATGTTCTTATTTTAGGACTTCAGAGAACATGAAGATGAGATAAGGATGCTTGTTGTCAGTGCTTCTGCTATTGTTCTGTTCATTTGGGTAAAATAAAAGAGCTGGGGATTTGCATCGCATAGTTTTCATTTGGATGTTGCATTGTTATGTGAAGATTGTGAGAATTATATAGTATGTTTTTTGTAGTAGTTCCTTATTTGTCTTCATTTTGGCCTATGCTGGCTCACTGCATGTCAAATGTTCCTTGTCacagaaaatatttctttttgctTGCCAAGTTTCATGTTGTTCTGGGTAATGGGCAAATATGGTTAGTTTGGTGTTATTATCTATCTAACTTTTGTCCTTTATTCTGAGCAGGCTGCAGAGAAGCAAAAATAGCATGggaagtttccaaaatctgacATTATAACTGCAGCACACAGCTTTGAAATTTCCCAGTCTTGATTGGCGGTAACTATCCAATCAAATCCGTTACATGTCATGTTTCATTTTTGTTATGGTTGGTTCCATTTTTTCAAGTCCTTGCCCACCCGAATAGGGCAGTTTGTTTCCTTTGCGAGGGCAAAAGCTTGAgtggttttctttctttggttGTTTTTATTTGTAAGTTATAGATTAATAAACAGTTCGTTTGTAGTCTAATATCAATTGTTCATGACATGCAGGACTGTTCTAGAATTGTCTTTATGGAGGAATAGTGTAGAACATAGATTTCGACAGGATTCAATCGCTGCAGACTTAGTTGTTGTAGTCTCAAGTACGGGAGAGAGCATTTGTTCCTTGGCTTGAATTACTGTATTTTTACCTATGAATCCAATAATCAGTAAAGTACTGCACTTTGTAATGCTTAGCGGAGGGCTGTATTGAGTTCTATTAAAGTAACTGTTTGAATCTGTCCATTTACGATAACGATAACGTCTAACGGATGAGTTGATGTGTGGGACGTTGCTGGTCTTTCTTGTTCAATTGCTCAAACACACGTGAGATCCATTTTCTTTCTTGTGTTCAATTTACATGATATGGATTTGTCTTTGCCGAGTAATTACTCTCAATGGTCTTTCTTGTTCAATTGCTCAAACACACGTGAGATCCATTTTCTTTCTTGTGTTCAATTTACATGATATGGATTTGTCTTTGCCGCTCAATTGTTGATTTGTGTTCGTTGTTGCTTTTGATACAGCTGTGTTTGTGCTAAGGCGATGAGAACTTTTTCGTAACAAAATGAGAGGAGAGAATGCGAGGCGGAAGACGTCCGATTGGTTCAAATTGAGGAGAACCTGACATATTCAAAGTTGAAAAGTTCAAAGTGAGGAGAACATGACATCTTCAAAATAGATATTCAACGTTAAAATTGGTAACATAAGGAGAAGTACTGTGGGATTTCATCTAACGGAAGCACAAGCATTGAAACACAGGAAGAGCTAGTAAACACATTTTCATCAATTGAAGTCTTTATTGTTCTCCTATAACCAGCAACATTTATGAAATACCGTTTGAAATTTCTCTAAGGCTCATAATATACACAATACAAAACATGGATACATCTACCCTGTTACAATCCCCTGTTCTATACCACATACTACAAAAATGAATCAACTGGTGAGCACAAAATTGTACACCAATTTTACCGCCATGATCAATCAGCTATTGTAATGAATCTGTGCCGTCAACCATTACCCTTTCGTTATTTTCCTGAAATCAGTGGAACTGAAGAGATACGAGGTTCCGACTACTGGAATCCCACTGCTCGAGTTCTGATCAATTTTTTCCCTATGACTAGGGTATTTTTCCAGTTTCATACCCTTAATCCATGAATGACAACAAATTTGCCAAGTCCCATCGCAATTGCAGACATCAAATTCCATGCCCACAACAAATTCATTGGAGTGAAACCAGAGATTTCAATTCCAACTTACATGCCGTCTAGTAAGATCAGCCCCCATTTCTGGGAATACCACTTCAGCCGAGTCTTTGACACTTTGACACTTCAGCCAAGTTACAAAGAATGCAGCACCTCTGTGGACAGTCAATTGAAGAAGTATGGAGAATCAATAACTTCTTGCAAGTCGAAGTCGCCTCTATCTGGGAGGGACGGAAATGTCAACTCCGGATATTCTTTCTGGAAGCTTGTGAGCAACTGCATGATGATAATAAGAAGTTGTTgaacacacacatatatgatCTATACCTCTCTCCGATTAAAATTAAGATAGGCCCAATTTAAGTATTgccccttttcttcttcttcttcttcttcttcttcttgatacTATTAATACTTCGTTATCTTAATACTGCATTTGGGTCAAAATTTtgtaattaatttgatttttctgacCATAGGAATCTTTAAAAATAACTAAACATAGATTAAATTTCATCTTCTCTAGACAAGCCCAAAAGTCCAAccttttggcttatttttgtctttcttgaacgtttttcaaatttggtccttattctttactttttcaattctctACTCAAGATGAATCAAATTGGGAAATATTATTGACcgaaaagctaaaaaaagttcactaatgATGAAAATAAGACACTAAGAAAAAGTTAAGTCAAACATAAAAAGGTAACATAATTCACTCGTCAGTTGTTACAGGTTCTCAAGCAATTTTGACAAGTAAAGGTACTTACTTACCCTAATAGGGAGAAACTAAATCATAAGATACTCACATTCTCAAGAATCGGGATGCTATATAGCTCCACAAACTTTTGCCTGAGGATTCTATTCATCTTATCAACGTCGCATGCATGCGTCCAGAAAGAGTCGTGCACCCCTGTTGCAGATTTAGGGATGAGGATGTGAGAACTGAATTAAAAACAGAATTCTCACTCTATACAAATTCCCCTGCAGTACTTCCTAAGGAATCTATGAAGCAGGTCATAGTCTAA contains the following coding sequences:
- the LOC131303084 gene encoding uncharacterized protein LOC131303084 isoform X1, which translates into the protein MDDEFDHYTFLGLPSGEEGANLSEKEITKAYRKKALELHPDKRPDDRNANADFHQLHASYAILKDEKARKLFDDLMRVKRKKVLHQSQQGSKRRKMMSDLDEREKAAFAPDPVTKAQEEEERITRKLHEEISRIRAQHANKVASTTPRRTENATVGGRESKGGGGSGSRLDKEKVLKVYWEKIGEDYSAQRLKELFAKFGEVEDVVIKSSKKRGSALVVMASKDAAVAATGSVCGDLSNPLLVLPLDPAKTTAFSSPLKHVEPEGPKLSNLVGAGHQLFEDSVLKKMMQKVCACHLHFPSHPPVHTLTISDLIWLVYFH
- the LOC131303084 gene encoding uncharacterized protein LOC131303084 isoform X2, with the translated sequence MDDEFDHYTFLGLPSGEEGANLSEKEITKAYRKKALELHPDKRPDDRNANADFHQLHASYAILKDEKARKLFDDLMRVKRKKVLHQSQQGSKRRKMMSDLDEREKAAFAPDPVTKAQEEEERITRKLHEEISRIRAQHANKVASTTPRRTENATVGGRESKGGGGSGSRLDKEKVLKVYWEKIGEDYSAQRLKELFAKFGEVEDVVIKSSKKRGSALVVMASKDAAVAATGSVCGDLSNPLLVLPLDPAKTTAFSSPLKHVEPEGPKLSNLVGAGHQLFEDSVLKKMMQKAAEKQK